The following proteins are encoded in a genomic region of Pseudomonas sp. Os17:
- a CDS encoding peptide chain release factor 3 produces the protein MTKQAAEVAKRRTFAIISHPDAGKTTITEKLLLMGKAIAVAGTVKSRKSDRHATSDWMEMEKQRGISITTSVMQFPYREHMINLLDTPGHEDFSEDTYRTLTAVDSALMVLDGGKGVEPRTIALMDVCRLRDTPIVSFINKLDRDIRDPIELLDEIEAVLKIKAAPITWPIGCYRDFKGVYHLADDYIIVYTPGHGHERTETKIIEKLDSDEARAHLGDEYERFIEQLELVQGACHEFNQQEFLDGQLTPVFFGTALGNFGVDHVLDAVVDWAPLPLPREANERAVAPQEEKFSGFVFKIQANMDPKHRDRIAFMRICSGKYEKGMKMRHVRTGKDVRIGDALTFFSSEREQLEEAYAGDIIGLHNHGTIQIGDTFTEGEALGFTGIPHFAPELFRRVRLKDPLKSKQLRQGLQQLAEEGATQVFFPERSNDIILGAVGVLQFDVVASRLKEEYKVECSYEPITVWSARWIDCSDKKKLEEFSNKAVENLALDGGGHLTYLAPTRVNLALMEERWPDVKFRATREHH, from the coding sequence ATGACCAAACAGGCCGCCGAAGTCGCGAAACGCCGCACTTTCGCCATTATTTCCCACCCGGATGCGGGTAAGACCACCATCACCGAGAAGCTGTTGCTGATGGGCAAGGCCATTGCGGTGGCGGGTACCGTCAAATCGCGTAAGTCCGACCGCCACGCCACCTCCGACTGGATGGAGATGGAAAAGCAGCGGGGTATTTCCATTACCACGTCGGTCATGCAGTTCCCTTATCGCGAACACATGATCAACCTGCTGGACACCCCGGGCCACGAAGACTTCTCGGAAGACACCTATCGCACCCTGACCGCGGTGGACTCGGCGCTGATGGTGCTGGATGGCGGTAAGGGCGTTGAGCCCCGGACCATCGCCCTGATGGACGTCTGCCGCCTGCGGGACACGCCGATCGTCAGCTTCATCAACAAACTCGACCGCGACATTCGCGACCCGATCGAGCTGCTGGACGAAATCGAAGCGGTGCTGAAGATCAAGGCCGCGCCGATCACCTGGCCGATCGGTTGCTACCGCGACTTCAAGGGCGTGTACCACCTGGCGGACGACTACATCATCGTCTACACCCCGGGCCACGGCCACGAGCGCACCGAAACCAAGATCATCGAGAAGCTCGATTCCGACGAAGCCCGCGCCCACCTGGGTGACGAGTACGAGCGCTTCATCGAGCAGTTGGAGCTGGTGCAGGGCGCCTGCCACGAGTTCAACCAGCAGGAGTTCCTCGACGGCCAGCTGACCCCGGTGTTCTTCGGTACCGCCCTGGGCAACTTCGGGGTCGACCACGTGCTGGACGCCGTGGTGGACTGGGCGCCGCTGCCGCTGCCCCGTGAAGCCAACGAGCGCGCCGTGGCGCCGCAGGAAGAAAAGTTCAGCGGTTTCGTGTTCAAGATCCAGGCCAACATGGACCCCAAGCACCGCGACCGTATCGCCTTCATGCGCATTTGCTCGGGCAAGTACGAGAAGGGCATGAAGATGCGCCACGTGCGTACCGGCAAGGACGTGCGCATCGGCGACGCCCTGACCTTCTTCTCCTCCGAGCGTGAGCAACTGGAAGAAGCCTACGCCGGCGACATCATCGGTCTGCACAACCACGGCACCATCCAGATCGGCGACACCTTCACCGAAGGCGAGGCCCTGGGCTTCACCGGGATTCCGCACTTCGCCCCGGAGCTGTTCCGCCGCGTGCGCCTGAAGGATCCGCTCAAGTCCAAGCAGTTGCGTCAGGGCCTGCAACAGCTGGCCGAAGAGGGCGCGACCCAGGTGTTCTTCCCCGAGCGCAGCAACGACATCATTCTCGGCGCCGTTGGTGTGCTGCAGTTCGATGTGGTGGCCAGCCGCCTGAAGGAGGAATACAAGGTGGAGTGCTCCTATGAGCCGATCACCGTGTGGTCCGCCCGTTGGATCGACTGCAGCGACAAGAAGAAGCTCGAAGAGTTTTCCAACAAGGCGGTGGAAAACCTTGCCCTGGACGGCGGTGGTCACCTGACCTACCTGGCGCCGACCCGGGTCAACCTGGCGCTGATGGAAGAGCGCTGGCCGGACGTGAAATTCCGCGCCACCCGCGAACACCACTAA